One stretch of Trichomycterus rosablanca isolate fTriRos1 chromosome 3, fTriRos1.hap1, whole genome shotgun sequence DNA includes these proteins:
- the LOC134310085 gene encoding serine/threonine-protein kinase 10, producing the protein MERRKVSNGVEHLFKSRRKSSNEDSSEKSDHSVSGLGLGRFNVTCCSDIYSSAGKSLEVSSSPETTYIYAESIQACDTSCSNISQDCESVCLYRENESMDNIPLDHVSVSNQDCSLEAVVGSDCSTDNDSDLSCSHEDWKRNFNSYDDLYHSLHSLVEAQWGSASSQCDSEASGYTTDYDSESSFCNLDQQTGLNFADFDSLDARFEQVSWDLYNSFTQSSNNGNDMTSDIPGLGVNPEPTLGRLQGVVTLLDRSRFSTFFCEMMKEAVQDKNEEKQLISEGFLFHPQQFLQVKNSEYREGREYSFLRHIQNGSYGDVFSVRDKQTGFTCAAKRIPLGSFSWAEVGTWSRLDSPRVLQLYGAVREGLNMVLFMDLKTGSVAQLLKERSRLAEDLALYYHCQVLQALEHLHSRNVIHLDVKVDNVLLSKDGRQCFLCDFGLSEMLDQTGYSTKTFKGNGLRGTESHMSPEVARGDARSCKADVWSSCCMLLHMLSGHQPWTRFYTHPLCLKIVSEPAPLWEIPPGCDPLTCDVISGGLVKDPRGRNSVKKLLEKSTRALHAVGDLSDPVLSATNRQCSPPLRCQDISTITDTSCPSSTTKIPHQEKCSPPRIQWVSMWRERAVEEDGTDSELTDSDEESDEDADVWIERFWGKGEDFGVLEETDQEVCAEERISTELRSLVHQSEKEADEDEESDLDSLRELGSDWAEEEWEPVYRLQKLYGTKQQRVLYTPSEDECSETEEEWLPSRGSSTKRNLPESNSILTLTCHRSICTSEPELTEKDSDCSDDLSSGVFSSYSSIKDEQSFNVDWSVSTNQPPSCCFEGLGVDIWVEDVNGDTFRIRERLRVKLGHVAVGISSQISMRTFSLATIDGKLVCPDTEVLESGLWLLCVPAPDDNTSWHWRIRDGKMEMQELEELLSDTCSTLAV; encoded by the exons AGGAAATCTTCGAACGAGGATAGTTCAGAGAAAAGTGACCACAGTGTTTCAGGCCTCGGCCTTGGGAGGTTTAACGTTACCTGCTGCTCTGATATTTACTCCAGTGCTGGAAAATCACTAGAAGTTAGCTCTAGCCCAGAAACTACGTACATTTATGCAGAGAGCATCCAGGCTTGTGACACCTCATGTTCTAATATATCACAAGACTGTGAATCTGTTTGCCTGTACAGAGAGAATGAAAGTATGGACAACATCCCACTAGACCATGTATCTGTTAGCAATCAAGATTGCAGCCTAGAAGCTGTTGTCGGGTCGGACTGTTCCACTGACAACGACTCTGATTTAAGCTGTAGCCACGAAGACTGGAAGCGTAACTTTAACTCGTACGACGACTTGTACCACTCACTCCACAGCCTTGTCGAAGCACAGTGGGGCTCAGCTTCATCTCAATGTGACTCTGAAGCTTCTGGTTATACCACAGACTATGATTCAGAATCTTCATTCTGCAACTTAGATCAGCAGACTGGTTTAAATTTTGCTGACTTTGACTCACTTGATGCTCGGTTTGAACAGGTTTCCTGGGATCTGTACAATTCTTTCACTCAGAGTAGCAACAATGGAAACGACATGACCTCAGACATACCTGGTTTAGGGGTCAACCCAGAGCCAACTCTGGGGAGATTACAAGGCGTCGTGACTCTTCTGGATCGATCTCGCTTCTCAACGTTCTTCTGTGAGATGATGAAAGAAGCGGTACAagataaaaatgaagaaaaacaacTAATCAGTGAGGGATTTCTCTTCCACCCACAACAG TTTTTACAGGTGAAGAACTCGGAATATCGGGAAGGTCGAGAATATTCCTTTCTTCGGCACATACAAAATGGATCATATGGAGACGTCTTTAGTGTCCGGGACAAGCAAACTGGATTTACATGCGCAGCCAAAAGG atCCCCCTGGGCAGTTTTAGCTGGGCGGAAGTGGGAACTTGGAGCAGACTGGACTCACCACGTGTACTCCAGCTATATGGGGCAGTCAGAGAGGGCCTCAACATGGTCCTTTTTATGGACCTTAAAACAG GTTCAGTTGCTCAGTTACTAAAAGAAAGAAGCAGGCTTGCTGAAGATCTGGCTCTTTATTATCACTGTCAGGTGCTGCAGGCGCTGGAACATCTGCACAGCAGAAATGTCATTCATCTGGATGTTAAAG tggacAATGTTTTACTTTCAAAGGATGGGCGGCAGTGTTTCCTGTGTGATTTTGGATTGTCCGAGATGTTGGACCAGACAGGATACAGCACCAAGACTTTTAAAG GCAATGGTTTGCGTGGCACAGAGAGCCACATGTCCCCAGAGGTGGCGCGTGGAGATGCTCGGTCCTGTAAAGCTGACGTCTGGAGTAGCTGTTGCATGCTACTGCACATGCTCAGTGGCCATCAGCCATGGACGCGTTTCTACACCCATCCACTCTGTCTGAAA ATTGTGAGTGAACCCGCCCCTCTGTGGGAAATTCCTCCTGGCTGTGACCCCTTGACCTGTGATGTTATTAGTGGGGGATTGGTGAAGGACCCGAGAGGGAGGAACTCAGTGAAAAAACTGCTGGAAAAAAGCACCAGAGCTCTACATGCAG TCGGTGACCTTTCTGATCCAGTCTTATCAGCTACCAACCGCCAGTGCTCTCCACCTTTAAGATGCCAAGATATCTCTACCATCACAGATACATCATGCCCCAGTTCCACAACAAAGATCCCTCATCAGGAAAAATGCTCCCCTCCCAGAATTCAGTGGGTCAGCATGTGGAGGGAAAGAGCTGTAGAGGAGGATGGGACAGATTCAGAATTGACTGATTCTGATGAGGAGAGTGATGAAGATGCAGATGTTTGGATAGAGAGGTTCTGGGGTAAGGGAGAGGATTTTGGTGTTTTAGAAGAAACTGACCAAGAGGTGTGTGCTGAGGAGAGGATTTCAACAGAATTGAGAAGCCTGGTACATCAGTCTGAAAAGGAGGCTGATGAAGATGAAGAGAGTGATTTGGATAGTCTGAGAGAGCTGGGCAGTGATTGGGCAGAGGAAGAGTGGGAGCCTGTTTATCGCCTGCAGAAACTCTATGGCACAAAACAGCAACGTGTTTTGTACACTCCGAGTGAAGATGAGTGCTCTGAAACAGAGGAAGAGTGGTTACCATCAAGGGGAA GTTCAACAAAGAGGAACCTACCTGAATCAAACTCTATATTAACTCTCACTTGTCACCGCAGTATCTGCACTTCAGAACCTGAACTCACAGAAAAG GATTCTGATTGTTCCGATGACTTGAGCTCAGGGGTGTTCTCCTCCTACAGCAGTATTAAAGATGAACAGAGCTTTAATGTGGATTGGTCTGTTTCCACCAATCAGCCACCGTCCTGCTGTTTTGAAG GCCTCGGTGTGGATATCTGGGTGGAGGATGTGAATGGGGACACATTCAGAATCAGAGAGAGGCTGAGGGTGAAGTTAGGACATGTTGCAGTCGGGATAAGTTCACAG ATTTCCATGAGGACCTTCTCTTTAGCCACCATCGATGGGAAGCTGGTCTGTCCAGACACAGAGGTACTAGAGTCGGGCTTGTGGCTGCTCTGCGTACCCGCTCCTGATGACAACACCAGCTGGCACTGGAGGATCAGAGATGGCAAAATGGAAATGCAAGAGCTCGAAGAACTGCTATCAGACACTTGCTCCACACTTGCTGTTTAA
- the arf2b gene encoding ADP-ribosylation factor 2b, translating into MGNVFANLFKSLFGKKEMRILMVGLDAAGKTTILYKLKLGEIVTTIPTIGFNVETVEYKNISFTVWDVGGQDKIRPLWRHYFQNTQGLIFVVDSNDRERVNEAREELTRMLAEDELRDAVLLVFANKQDLPNAMNAAEITDKLGLHALRHRNWYIQATCATSGDGLYEGLDWLSNQLKNQK; encoded by the exons ATGGGGAATGTCTTTGCAAACCTGTTTAAAAGCCTGTTTGGGAAGAAGGAGATGAGGATCCTCATGGTGGGCCTGGACGCTGCCGGCAAAACCACCATCCTTTACAAACTCAAACTGGGAGAGATTGTCACCACAATTCCCACCATAG GTTTTAACGTTGAGACGGTTGAGTATAAGAACATCAGCTTTACAGTGTGGGACGTCGGCGGTCAGGACAAAATCAGGCCGCTGTGGAGACACTACTTTCAGAACACGCAAG GACTGATCTTTGTAGTGGACAGTAACGACAGGGAGCGAGTGAATGAAGCGAGGGAGGAACTGACGAGAATGTTGGCAGAAGATGAGCTGCGGGATGCTGTGCTTCTTGTTTTTGCAAATAAACAG GACCTGCCTAACGCGATGAACGCTGCTGAGATCACAGACAAGCTGGGGCTTCACGCGCTGCGTCATCGCAACTGGTACATACAGGCAACATGTGCCACGAGCGGAGACGGTCTCTACGAGGGCCTCGACTGGCTCTCCAACCAGCTTAAGAACCAGAAATGA